The genomic DNA CTTCCTGATGAAATAGTGCTTTTTCAAAAAGACATAGAAAAAGTTTGCAGAAACGATGAGGAAATTGAAGAGAGGGTAAATGAAGTGCTTCAGCACGAGATAGCTCATTATTTTGGCCTTAATGACGATGAGATCTATGAGCTTATGGGAAGACACTAATTAAGGTGGAACAAAAATGACTACGAAAGAACATAGCAGATCGGCGATATTACTTATTCACTGCCCGGATAGAAAAGGCATAGTATCTACGATTACCGAATTTATATTTAAAAATGAAGGGAACATATTGTATCTGGATCAGCACGTGGATACGGAGCAAGA from Thermodesulfobacteriota bacterium includes the following:
- a CDS encoding ACT domain-containing protein → MTTKEHSRSAILLIHCPDRKGIVSTITEFIFKNEGNILYLDQHVDTEQ